ttttaaaatagtaagaattattatttctttaacgACAAATGACAATACtaacaaaaatgttaaaattttaaacatggtaACCTACATTACACGACAATCCATATAtacttcatgttttttttttggaatttttataaactttttatttttttataaattcgaAATTATTTATTGATGTAATATATAAGACAAATAGTTTCATGTCAATATAAAGTACACGTAGCACATCAACGTCgttaagaaattaatttttaccaatatttttgctaaaaataatttgagaatttaattaaaaaaagaatgaaattgataaaaatataaacaattaaGATGAAAATAATTTGAAGCTTATCCGTCACAAGTTTCCCATAtttacttttccatcttttcattgtttttatAAGAAGAAAGTCTACATATTGACCGACAGAATTTATGACCAAATTCATAACGCCTCAAATCGGTGAACTTTATTTTTGGTTATTTACAAAAGAAAATGTCAACTCCATttatgaagccttttttttttggggggggggggggggtcaAAAACCAGTGTTTATATTATCCTTCTTTCTTTCATACTTGACGAAATGCCTAATATGAAGGCACACAGTAAAGGAGGGGAATGCAATGGTTTTGttatcaaaaatagaaatttgcattctagtattttaaaatttattaaattataaatttatatttaattttttaaataataaaattatatttttacccataataaaaaaaaagttgaagttAAAGTGGTTAATGGTGCGAGTAAGAGCAAGTGAAAGGAAATGGAAGCtttttaaatctataaaattCTCTATccttgaataatataaaatcttTGCTTGCAAGCAAAGTTGCCAAGTCATGAACTTTTTGTGTGCTCTTGTTTCTAGATTCTTAACTGAAATATCGAATACTCATTTCagcttttatcattttttaaaggcaaataattttataaatattgtcTATTGTAACTCACTTTGTACAAATTGCATTCTTTATTCACAATTTTTTACTTGCCATTATTCACTTGCATCTTTTTTAAGATTTTCATAAGCAATTCACGATATAATGATTGatgaagttttttttatttttttacgggcgtgtcccaggccgtgtgaaaactggagctaaactttcaaatttaaaacatgtcagGGATCCACATGGGcatatcacacggccgtgtgtttggacacacgggtgtgtaggataccacatgggcgtgggagaagcgaacaacatCGCACACGGTCGTGCAATATGACCGTGTGAACCATACGGCcaggacacacgggtgtgtccctaggCCGTGTGACGACTGGGCATTCAATTTTCGCAATAAACACAAGTTAAATtcgagccacatgggcgtgtgacacggtTAACATGATCGTGCCCTTATTTTAAACCCTAAccctcttttcttcttatttttgtcttTATCTCCTCTTCTTCAACCTTTAGCCGCCGGCTCTCCTACCAAACCCCACCCCAGCCCTTGGTGCCATCCCTTCCTCCTTTTGCAAGCTTGACCACCCCTCTCTTCCCCCTCTTCCACCCATCTCGCTTACAAACCAGCCCCCAACACCCCAGCCCCGTGCCTCGCCCATACACCTCAGCCCCGACTCACCCCCTCTCTTCCTAGGCCCTTGCCCATCGTCGCCAGCAGCAAACCAACACCCCAAGCACCCACCCGAACCGCCGATCACCACTCCGACCATCAACCACCGATCTTCCTTTTTTACCCTTCAAACTTCTTTACATTATTATtagttttgttttcattttttatgttattttattttatttactctttttacttttaattattattattattactagtattattattaggcttatttttactattatttattcaCTTCATCCCTGCTTGatgtttattgatttattattctTCTTAATCTGTGCATCCAATTTAGTTTAGTTCATTGTTGCTAATATTTCCTATTCTTAAGTGAGTTTTAAACATTAGTAGTATTACATATATGTTGCCTTATGGTTATAGTCTTTTGGACGTCGGTTATAGTCTACTTGATTGTTtaattatctatatatatttcgTGATCCTAATTTCGTATGCTTGATTGAGCTAAACTTAGATGCTTGTTTCTTCTTCGCTCGTCTATATATTGGTTCATCCAACTTGATTTATTGGATTACTTTCGTGCAGGTACATTATGACGAACAATCATGGCAAATATGTCGTCCCCATTTTGAAAAAGTGAAAGGGGCCTGACTCGACTTCCTCAGCTAGCGCATTTGCCAAGGCTCGCCATCTCTATCTCCGATTTTTGATAGGACCCCATGAGGATTTATACCAATTACACAGAGTTCAACCCCTCGGTTTGGGCCGATGCATTGATTGGCCAGCTTTGGAGCAGATCCAACTCGCCGACGACGTACATGCTGTTATCGCTACCGCTTCATATGATTGATTTTTTGTTATCATCGAGCCCACCTACACGGAGCTCACCTTGGAGTTTAGTGCTACCTTTTCGGCCCAGCAGGTCATGGAGGTCCATGATGAGCCCAATACTATTACTTTCCGCCTAGGTGGCTTGATGCGACACATGAGCGTCCTAGAATTTGGTGCTGCTATGGGCCTTTATACAGAGGAGTTCATGTTTGCCGAGAACTTCCTCCAACTTCATcaactcattcatcattctcattCATGCTGTTGGACCGATCTCATAGGTGGCCAGACTCATATGACGCGAGTCGTTCAAAGGCTACTTCTCTCCCTCCAATTTTACGGTACATCCACGCCCTCTTAGCTCACACTTTGACCGGTTGAAGAGAGAGCACCGGTGTCGTCAgcactcacgatgcctacttcCTTTGGAGCATGGCCTACGACCATATTATCGATTTGGCATACTTCGTCGCACTATTATTCTGCCATCAAATTGAACGACATAAGAAAGGCCCCCTTTGTTCAGGCCCTTAAGTGACTCGCATCGCTCGATACTTCGGTCTACTTGATACACCAGAGCAGACCTCGACGCTTACCCTAGTCGGCCATATGTCCCCTCAGGGCATCTCGAGTATGACacatatgaggatgattgagTGACGACGTGGAATAGATACTCCTCAGTACCCCTTGTTGCATTCTGATGCCTAGGATGATGATAAGGACATTACTAATGATGTCCCTCCCCCTCACGAGGATCCACCACAGCCTCCACCATCGAGTCACCTCCACGCTCCTTCCACTGCTAGCTTTCAAGGAGTTTACTGATTTCTGTCAGTACTGTGCCCAGAAGTTCGATAGTCTTGATGCAAGGTTCGATAGTATCGACAAGACTTTGCGGTAGATTTGCGAACACCTACATATCACTCCTCCAGTGCCACCGGTTCACGACACCGACGATGAGGACCTTTGagtccatttatttattttatttttatttttatttttatctttctttatatCTGAAGacttatgtttttatattttgaactatgtttATCTTAATGGTTATTATCGAGTACGCCTTAATTCCCTTCCACAgtgttgtttattttcttattagtaactCAGAACCATGCCTTCATTGGTCATATCTACAAATCTAGCCTTCGTTATTCCaaggatttcatccaaaaattcagGGTAGTTTCAcccctctccctctcttttgatattatatttatattgctattatatatctttgtacattgaggagaatgtacatcttaagtgtggggaggttatttatgtgattatcagaaaaaCCTggaatttttatcttgttcttaaataattttctcatatcattattgaagtaaattttgattgatttatgattttcattgatatgttttgaattaaatcataggtaattgtgcattgattgcttaaactttaagacattagcgAATCGAGTATGATAAGTTGaaacttttgagaattaaaattgctaggttatttccctgaattgaggtattatcttgaagttttgaatttacaggtttgacatcaaatacccataattttcgtgagattttgagccttataagagcatatatctttcttgctcactaattttattggttatgagtgtgtcaacattgattggtttttctagaacttgcatcgattatacatgtcaagaccacaccttgatttgatatactaaaatgataaaggcacttaggttttaaacccatttaccccataaaaagcctacccacataattgacccctaATGAACCCCTTTGGGCCTTaactatttttttcttaattttcccCTTAATAATAACCcataacttaaccctttttgattcattaagaattttttccatttttattgacTTTCTTTTTATCGAGGTTTAACTTGATTTATTACCTAGCTAGGTTCGTTctttttagtccctaaattatttcttattatgtactttCCACATTTgtatttgttcttattcttaaaaaaatacatacatatatattagtaataattctttgagcttaagtatttaattccatattctaagaagaagctcacgtttattcaattgatgattagttatttttctagataggtaatttatcaagttaatattcattttaacCGTTTCTTTTTCAACCTTTATCCACGCCTTAACCCAAAGCCTCGTTACAACCcttcaaagaccttttgattagtgtatcatctcatttatagtggtggagatttgactttcatgcaagcctatggtaataacctTTCATGTTTAACTAATGAGTGCTTAatcattgaaccttaaacacattgagtgatttgagtgcaccttttagtgaggatgttaaacatTGTCAATTTGGAATCaaagataattacttagataaagggggatgcctataattttatgattaaaatgctcaactttgactatttgaaactttaatgttcttttggttaaattttcaatgtatgactgtttatggattattttgaaacattattgatgagaattatgagttgagaataatttattttgattatgagttgaggattttgcttgaggacaagcaaatgcttaaatgtggggatatttgataaaccgtaatctatacatatttttaccccatgcttggcatatttatgaatgatttttccttgtttttagtgaatttgatgctcctaatcctttaatttcatgttttatacttaggagagcttaggatagcaaaaagagcaagaaacgggctaAAAACGGATAAATTGGGCTTAAAACagtgcttcacacggcctaggcacttccacacgggcaatccacacgccagtgtgaggcacacgggcagaccacatgcccGTATTTCATGGCCGTGTCAacattaatccaagtcagaattgcacacggtttgaagcacgtgcacacgggcgtggcacacggccgtgtccctgtcaagcccaagtctaattctactcggaAAAGGGCACTTTGGAAGGTtctgaagcattctaaagcctatataaacaccctagaggaggattaAAGGGGACACACAGAGTTGGAGGCAGAAAGTACTCAAGAAAAGCCATCAGAATCACCTCGgagccaggatctacatcaagactgaagactTCCATCCAATttcttagaagttctttgggttctttatgttttgttgttttccaaactttgagatgttttccattattattgtgaactaaactccttaaatacctaagggagatgaaacctatgaaaaatcttattattatttgaattatatgataaagacttattcttattcttaattgtgagttctaaattcttattttaatattccagggtattaattcaagttttgatatgcttattcagtggagaaaaagtctctgtttaagagtagatcattcataattaagtggagttgaatgcaatcctagagataggatgacataaatctaccgaattagagtcaaatctaataagggaatccatagatcgagttaatgcgacaataggggttttaattagaaagagatttcaattaatcaaactaaagtcagttgttcttagtctcgagacagatattaacataaattagggatttctacggattaagttaagtgaataaatcgtctaattcagaagtaataagtgaagtctaggtggattcttccttgggtattgtcatCTCCATCGGGttttcctaaagtattttccaaacttCATCtttgtcgtaatcttagttaataagataattagttttagtttaaaacaCGCCTTAAttattaggctagataataaaaagatagtaattactagtacttttggtcctcgtggatacaatattTCCGATCTTACcagaactatactactattcaataggtgaacttgccttagtcgaatttatAGTTAGTTTCACGATCTCATCACCATCGAACCATTGGGAGTAATGGGCAGCTCACGGACCCAGTCACTATCCCAAGCAAAATGATTAGGAATCTATAAATCGCAAACCACCCTCTCTCGAATGTCAACACTAAAGACAAACAAGGAGTTGCCATCGAGACCTTCAAAACCCCATCTATCCAACCTGATTCTCACTCTTTTTCCATCACCAACTTGCCATCCAAAACTGACTTCGAGAGCTTTAGCCACTGTCCAGATAATCGTCCATGAATAGAAGGGCTTATCAACCATCTCAGGATGAAATACATCACCATCCGGGAAATACTTAGAACTAAGTGTTGGGAAATATGCCCATATTCTAGTAAACATGTAAccgttttctatttatttgaacgatgaataaataaataaagttaatttcacatttcactattatgtcttttgtatttatttcttttatatttttcgtGCATAGCAAAATTATGAAAAGCacatattagctcattgattgtctaaagtttaaATTGAAGATAAGTGGTATTGTAAAGATTGTTTACATTGCGAAAAAAACAAGTTagttcagtagataatctaaatgagtccataatcctgtaaaagaatccaagtgagcattttattcaaatactgagaagaattattatgtcgtctacaattccaattgagaaattgctagtcttggctattagagcagttgactccacgagtagtgtaacacccctaacctatatccatcgtcggaatagggttacaaagcattaccagaaTTTACAGATTAATCaacagacatttcatatcatctagcatacatatcagaaaccaatcaaaatcaactATATTGTCCCTTATGCGAGCCCTCAAGGCTCAAAATACACATtggaaataagtcgggactaaatcgggtactcaaagaatttttcagaaaacatcaaaaattttcaaaggtgtaagggacacacacccgtgtggtcaggccgtgtggctcaaatggtgaagagacacgcccatgtctcaggccgtgtgggtattcgaaaCAGGGCACAAGGCTGTGTCCGAGCCCGTGTCCAAACTTGTGAGCTCTCTGaattaggtcacacggccaagccacacacccgtgtgctaggctgtgtgagcattctgttttgtccaaattaaagatacagaggacacacagccgtgtcacctagccgtatgtcacacacgactgagacacacgcttatGTGGaaaaaaaaataggccattttcctaGCCATATTTATCACCCAATTTGTCATCAACCTAAAGTAACATTTTTtgacatcaacaagccataacatggcattcaaatcaagctaaaaaCAATACTTAAACGTGTAATACTATCACATACCGATAATATGCCCTTAGGCTCTTTAAATAACAACATAACTCATATCAATCAAATAACCAATTTCACCTACATGACCAAATACATATAGGCATAATTTACCAAATATACCTATTCAACCTAACCATCAATATACCTATAAGattttcatcattcaaccatttcaaacacacatcaaacatgataaggccaCTTACATACACATCAAAATTTATCCATCACAAGCCATTGAAATGGCTAGTCCCAACAAACATTTATATGCCATCATtagccaaattaacctatacatgccattaaaaccaaaattaatttactaattataccAAAAAGGCTAATGGATAATGTGAAGTTGCTCTGACTTGCTTCCAACCAAAATGAGCTtccaaattactataaaatattgaaaataacacagagtaaacatttaagcttagtaagtccgtataacAAGGAagttaacttaccatttaatcacatttaatgTAAGCATGCTAATATAaccaaaccaatttggccaaaagcctaaacacatatcctcaacatgttagccatgtaagaCTTTCCATAACCAATAAACATGGATGTGCTTAATCACTAGGTAAGATTCACATACATGTATTATCCATCTCATATTTCAATATATCCTGTAATATCCTTTCCATATATTTCGCGTATATATCTGTAATAGTTCATTTCAAACTCATATTGTTTCATGGTAGAcctttgcccattgaaccatttaaaatatcgttggatacacgggtagtaaacacgaagtgtacaaatctgtaatctgtcaattcatgtacTTGTATGCTTATACAAGCATGTAAACGGGAAGCTCTTCCGAGCcatttaacgggaagctcatgtgagctgagtaacaggaagctcatacgagttgtATATCTggaagctcatacgagttgtATATCTGGAAGCCCTTACGAGCAAAATAtcgagaagctcataagagctaaatatCGAGAAGCTCAAGAGAGCTGTGgtatgtccgcaacacatgcaagatcacaaCAATATCgggaaccctaatgacatgtcatttgtatcctttgATTTTCTAATGTTTAAACGGGACTCGAGAATTATTGGATATGTGATCATAATTACACATGACAATTTGTACAAATCACACACAACAACAttcaatcataaaacatataaatatacaatttagttacacgaacttacctcgataattttTTGTAGATACGAAGGCTACTAGTCCGATACTTTTTCTTTGCCTTAATCTAACTGAGTATTAGGTCTATCCGGATTTATACGAACGAAtgtaactcaatttaatataattcatattcaatttaatccaacataaatctttggaaaaattactattttacccctatacttttaattaattacaatttaggccctaggctcgaaaaatgaaattcatacaatttaatccttattcaagCCTAGATGATTTTCATACATAtcaatagcagcccatgtatttcacaaaattcagaatttttccataaatttttcatgttttcaatttagtgcctaattgataattttatcaaaattctctttacaaaaattgtttatctaacaacaacctttcattttatatcataaaactttaaaattcaacTATACTCGTACATGGAAAAATCCTAATACTTTAACGATTTTataaattaatccccgagatagctaaattaagctattacgatcttgaaaacagaaaaatcattaaaaacgggacaagaataccTACCcaaataagcaaaataagcttgctaaaactcaagcttccatggctagggtttccattttttttatgaaagatgatgaaaatatatatttttcttttatttaatattactttaaatatttaatttccaaaattaaccttaatattttcttcaatttccaatgatgaataatcatactTATCCACTAACTCctttaaatggtctattttctatataaggacctccaattttgaattccatagctatttgatacttttaaCTACTTGAATTCAATTTtcaccttttatgcaatttagtcctttttatcaagctagacatgtaaatggtaaaatttcttaacgaaattttcatatgatatttctatcatactgtagaccataaaataatattaaaataaaatttcttccaacctcgaatttgtggtcccaaaaccactgttctgatctCACTGAAAACGAGCTATTACAAATAGAGACATAGacgtattcattggtagaatgatacattgggcTGGAACCAAGATGAtaattctgaatccatttgtgaattaattcacttgtgacgttcatggtatgatttacctaaatcctaagttagtcactgaccatgcgtatgcaactcatgtgatttaatataaatggaggcttatgctctaaagatgatcgagtccATAGCCAATATGTTGAGTACATGACTtatgtatggcatggctttattagcaacaatggaattcatatttcaattaaagggttaatgatatcctctcattggcattgtgtggattgataaatatggaacatggccaCGGGTTGTTTGTTCTCAAATGAGAAATTTATCActgtcatttgttgacagtgttcatattaatcattaataaGAAACAATGGTGACATTAAGAtaaaaataggattgtattaagTAATgcatttaactcaaaggaatcaaagatatcatatgagggtaacacacacatgacggggtcattggacaaaacaatTGGATGAATTGTTGTCGTAAAGAATATAcaataaagagttttcaatcatggtacttcttgtggactgactgcatgattaagtaattgcaaattattGGAACGATGTTTCTaaacataattgcaatcactagagcctaattgtatatgttcgattggtccctctttagctcaacaaaagctagATCGaattgcatttgaattagaagaaaaacctacgactttgggaataatttaattgagtcgatttattcgatgtggaattaaattaggtggtcgtaagaattgttcaactaaagaatttgattaaagaattttcttgaaaaattaatttggaaaatctaagtgatttttagaaaaattaattttgatcaattaaaattaaattaatcaaatcaattaaacttaatttcatatttttgaaagttcattttcaagttagaaaattggcccaataggtaattgagcttgaaagttggaCTTAATAATGTAAATTGGGCCCGGGAGCACAAAACCAAGACCATGACCCAAAAACTAGTCGAACCAGACACAGTATGTGAAATTGGGCTGACGGTCCAACCGATGACTAGACCGGACAGGTTGGGTCAGCATTGACCCGAATCAAACATATAGCAGCCGAACCAACTCGGGGTGCCGTACGAGTGTCGCACCTACATCACTGGACACGACAGTGCCAATGGCTGTAACGGCAGCGTCTCAGTGGCCGATGGCGATTGGTTGTTGGTgattgagcagtggaagagttacactcctactaggactctactagagaatttgattccagattaattattccaaaaataatattattttaatattttaatattaaattaaatttaatacttatctcaatagtattttattaatttaatatgaaagttcttatcttaatattaaatttaatttaatgtaaatattgTAGATAAACTTTTAACATATgacttattttaatattaaagttgtTATCTTAATACTAAAATTTACAAATTCGTTCATAGCTAAGAACGGTagtaacaaatgaaaaataagtTAGAAACTTTTAACACATTCTAAAACTTCGAACAAGGTTTAAAGGTATTACATTTTGGATAAGGAAATAATGCAGTTTAACCACAGACAGGGGCATGAAAGTCTTTGATGGTTACGTAGACTATGGAATGAGCTGCAACTGAGATGGGTGTAGAAGCATTGACAAGCTTTGGATCCATCGCCGAAATGTCAAATGTATCTGTCGAAACCATTCGAATGTCATTCAGCAACACGATTTGACCTTGTATATTTTCACCTAAGGCATTCAGATGATACTCTTCCTTATTTAAGAGACTCGTAAATTCAAAATTAGGATTCGCAGCATCCATGGACATCAAATTACGATAATGATGTTCGTAACTTGAAAGGGTTACATCGAACGAGCTATCTTCTGACAAGTTGATAAAATGATAGAAATCCTAAGCTACAAAaggaaaaaattatccaaataatacttgataaaaataaagaatttgaaaaatgaaaagttaGCTTTATCAAAGATAGCTTACCTTTTTCTTCACACAATGAGCATATACACGCAAATTCAGGTTAGACTCTTGAGTTACGGCAAGTACAATACTTCCCATAAGTCGGTGCCATAGAAGCGCACTGGAAATGAAACAAGTTAAGAAGATGAAATGTCAATGGCTATAAGGGAAATAAGCAAGGATAAGGCTAACACTATTTTTGTGAAAATACTGACCCGTAGTAACCTAGATTGGGAATAAATGTTGTAGCGTTAAGTAAAGCATAATTTCCACCTATGAGAGTTTGCCAGCAGaaaaccttgtgattataggttgAAGCCATTCCTAATTGATCAAAATACCTATTTAAGGTGGAAAATTCAATTATTATACACAAAAAAGGTTAAAGGTAGAGGAAAATGGGAGAAAAATATTACCAAAATCCATCAACAAAGGTTGGAGACACATTTTTAACACCGCCTTAAGAGCTCCACCAGATTTAGAAACCCAAGCTCCCGACTGTGGTTTAAActtgttgaaaatattaaaaacgcCTCTATAGGTTTGGGCAACTTGATTCAAGTACGAAGGATCTTGAATCTTGGTAATCAAGTTTAGATCATCACCTGCA
This window of the Gossypium hirsutum isolate 1008001.06 chromosome A09, Gossypium_hirsutum_v2.1, whole genome shotgun sequence genome carries:
- the LOC107889841 gene encoding heparanase-like protein 1, encoding MHFGERRMKSGACFICGSFNHYLRDCSEKVERDIVQTSKPSNIATSNVSGSQGDDLNLITKIQDPSYLNQVAQTYRGVFNIFNKFKPQSGAWVSKSGGALKAVLKMYFDQLGMASTYNHKVFCWQTLIGGNYALLNATTFIPNLGYYGALLWHRLMGSIVLAVTQESNLNLRVYAHCVKKKDFYHFINLSEDSSFDVTLSSYEHHYRNLMSMDAANPNFEFTSLLNKEEYHLNALGENIQGQIVLLNDIRMVSTDTFDISAMDPKLVNASTPISVAAHSIVYVTIKDFHAPVCG